A window of Diceros bicornis minor isolate mBicDic1 unplaced genomic scaffold, mDicBic1.mat.cur scaffold_97_ctg1, whole genome shotgun sequence contains these coding sequences:
- the LOC131403979 gene encoding olfactory receptor 5M10-like — MSSQNHTVVREFILLGLTDNPVLEKILFGVFLVLYLITLAGNLCMILLIRTNPHLQTPMYFFLSHLSFVDICYSSNITPNMLHNFLSDQKTISYAGCFTQCLLFIALVITEFYILASMALDRYVAIHNPLHYSTRMSRNICISLVVVPYTFGFLNGLSQALVTFHLSFCGSLEINHFYCADPPLIMLACSDTYVKKTAMFVVAGFTLLSSLFIILLSYLFIIAAILKIRSAEGRHKAFSTCGSHLTTVSIFYGTLLCMHLRPPSEKSVEESKIIAVFYTFLSPMLNPLIYSLRNKDVIHAMQQRIQGNCS, encoded by the coding sequence ATGTCTTCTCAAAACCACACTGTAGTGAGGGAATTCATTCTCTTGGGACTCACAGACAATCCAGTGTTGGAGAAGATCCTGTTTGGAGTGTTTCTGGTGCTCTACCTAATCACACTGGCAGGGAATCTGTGCATGATCCTGCTGATCAGGACCAATCCTCACCTCCAAACgcccatgtatttcttccttaGCCACCTCTCCTTTGTAGACATTTGTTATTCCTCCAACATTACTCCAAATATGCTGCACAACTTCCTCTCAGACCAGAAGACCATCTCCTATGCTGGATGCTTCACGCAGTGTCTTCTCTTCATTGCGCTGGTGATCACTGAGTTTTATATCCTTGCTTCCATGGCATTGGATCGTTATGTAGCCATTCATAACCCTTTACATTACAGCACCAGAATGTCCAGGAACATTTGTATCTCTCTAGTCGTGGTCCCTTATACTTTTGGCTTCCTCAATGGACTCTCTCAGGCACTGGTGACTTTTCACTTATCTTTCTGTGGCTCCCTTGAAATCAATCATTTCTACTGTGCTGACCCTCCTCTTATAATGTTAGCCTGCTCTGATACCTATGTCAAGAAGACGGCAATGTTTGTAGTTGCTGGTTTTACTCTCTTAAGCTCGCTCTTCATCATTCTCCTGTCCTACCTTTTCATTATTGCCGCCATTTTGAAGATCCGTTCTGCTGAAGGCAGGCACAAAGCCTTTTCTACTTGTGGTTCCCACCTGACAACAGTCTCCATATTTTATGGAACCCTCTTGTGCATGCACTTAAGGCCCCCATCTGAGAAGTCTGTAGAGGAGTCCAAAATAATTGCAGTCTTCTATACTTTTTTGAGCCCAATGCTGAACCCATTGATCTACAGTCTAAGGAACAAGGATGTGATCCATGCCATGCAGCAAAGGATTCAGGGAAATTGTTCATGA